The genomic window cacctttgatggccactgtcacgctggagaagtgttctCTTCACGTATTAAtcacggtttcaactgtaccgggtagATGGCAGACAACTTGTATGGCGtcttgtgggcgagcggtttgctgataacaacgttgtgaacagagtgccccgtggtggctgtatggtatgggcaggcataagctatggacaacgaacacaaatgcattttatcaatggcaatttaaatgcacagagataccatgacaagatcctgaggcccattgttgtgccattcatccgccgccatcaccttatggttcagcattataatgcacggtcccatgtcgcaaggatctgtacacaattcctggaagctgaaaatgtcccagttcttccatggcctgcatactcaccagacatgtcacccattgagcacgtttgggatgctctggatcaacgtgtacgacagcgtgttctagttcctgccaatatccagcaacttcgcacagccattgaagaggagtgggacaacattccactggccacaatcaacagcctgatcaactctatgcgaaggagatgtgtcatgctgcatgaggcaaatggtggtcacaccagatactgacaggttttctgatccacgcccctacttttttttttacagtatctATCCccaacagtcatgtgaaatccatagattagggggtcatttatttattgaaattgactgatttccttatatgaactgtgaaATGTTAAAAATCGTtgtatgttgcgtttacattATTTTGTTCAGTGAGACAGTagttacaaaaataaaatgttgtaATTATTTCATTCAAGTCAGAGTTGTTATAGAGAGTCCATTTTAAATTAACAGTTGTAAGTACAACCATCTCCAATCCAATACAGAGACGTGCAATGTATTGATTTCTCAACAGACAGAAGCCCCTAAATTGTTGCAACCGAATGCAGTCTCTTGGGCCTTCTCTTGGGCCTTCTCATAGGCCTTCTCTTGGGCCTTCTCATAGGCCTTCTCATAGGCCTTCTCTTGGGCCTTTTCTTGGGCTTTCTCTTACGCCTTCTCTTGGGCTTTCTCATAGGCCTTCTCTTGGGCCTTCCCTTGGGCCTTCTCTTGGGCCTTCTCTTGGTCGGGTTGTTTTTGTTAAAAATAATGTGTTCTCAATAACTTGCCTTAAATGAGGGCAATAAATAAATAGTTCAGAAACCAGTGCTTATCGTGTCTGTCTCCGTGGGTGTTTTCTTCGGACTGGGCAAACTCTTCAGATACTCCAGATGTCTTCTGGTCTCAGCCTGGTTCTGTCTCACGTAGTAGACCACATAAACAATGACCATAAAGAACCACACGAACATAGTCACCAGCATGGCTACATCTGTTGTCTTCCTCTGGAGACTACAGAAGTTCACCCCAGAGTTAAGCAGCTTAACCAGGGGTTGACCGGAGTGCTCCGCTGCCCCTCCTGGATCCTCCCAGCGACTCCCCTCCCCGGAGCCCCTCACTGAGCTCTCACACACGATTCCGTTGACCGTCTCCGGCTCTAGATTTAACGTCTCCATCAGCTCCTGCAGGGTACAGTCGCAGTGCCACGGGTTGCTGTAGAGGCGCGTTTTGGCCCGCGTGGAACCAAACTCGTCCCGGGTGGCCTGGCGTAACAGGTTGTGGGAGAGGTCCAGGAGACGGAGCTCTGAGCTCAGGTGTCGCAGGGCCCCGGAGGAGAGGGTGTTGATGTGGTTGTGGGAGAGATACAGCTCCCTCAGGTGGGTCAGCTCCCTGAAGGTATATAACATGAGGAAGTGTCAGAAACATCATAATTACCCAGAACTAAAGACAAACTGGGAGCGAGATTTGAATTTTAATGaattaattaatgaattaatAAAAGACAATAACGGAGCAGGGTGAATAAAAAATCATATTAAAACACAACTGTTATCTTCCTTGCCTGAAGGCCCCCTCGGGGAGCGAGCGGATGTAGTTTCTCTCCAGGTGTAGTGTGACGGTGTCCGGAGGAAGGCCCTGGGGGAACTCACGGAGCCCAGCGTCTGTACACAGCACCATGTTGCTCTCCCACACACAGTGGCAGCTGTCAGGGCACTGGGGGAACaccggggggaggaggagaaggagcaggAAAGGCAGGGTGAACAGCCAACTTCCAAACTCTCTCTGCAGGCCTCGACCCAGGCTCGGTCCCAGCCTTTTCCCCAGGCTCGgctccagccctctctctctccgctccccTGTCCCCATCCATTTCCCCTGTGAACCCTCTCTCCTAGtaatctccatccctctccctggtGCACCACCATGACATCCAGTCCTTCCGCTGGGGCACATGGCCTCACCATAGCCCCAGACTAACCCCAGATCCAGAGGGAGATGACAGGGCCAGCTGAGCCTGatggaacagaacagaaaacgGGATGAGAACAGACTATAGAATACATCCACGTGTGGAGAAGGGAAACAACACAGGTCACAGCCGCAGTGAGTCGAACACACAGAAAGAACCTCCACAGGGAAAAACGACTCACAGTACATGTACACCCACATCCACGGTTGGAGAAGGGAAACAACACTGAAAGACAGGAAAAAACAGGAGCTAGATATCAATGTCCTGTAAATGCTCCCCAGGGAAATAACAATTGGCTTTGTTATGGCAATGATTCAACCCTCAGGTTATTATGACCTTAGGTTCATGAAGACCCAAGGGTCTAACAGGCTATATGGTTATAACATATCGACCCTTAGGTCATTAAGACCTTAGGACTTAGAACATAACAACTTAAAGCTGGAATCCAAAATGGTGAAACAGCCACATCTGCGATATTAGAACAAcaaaagaagttactgcaaacaatgAACACGGTTTTATAGAAGAGAACAATATGTACAGTATTTTTTTTACTATGCTGCATGATGATCCTCAGCTCGGCAACAAAAACAACGGTGGTGTGGCGTTCAGTGGCACTGTTTCCCACCACTGCAGAttccagaaagaaagaaagaaagagaaagtgagagagagagagagagagagcgagagagaggcgatTAAGGTTCAGGACAATAACGGGgaggaataaaaacaaaaaaactgattAAGCCCATTCATCTGAAAAATCCTCCTTGTCACAAACAGTCACAACTAGCTACCAAAGGCACATAGAGAGAGTGTGAAGGAGGACAGGACATTACTTGATGTGCCTCATTGTTATGAAGGAGATATTATTCAATAACTAGCCACCTATTATACACTAGCACAAATCATACCTCCTTTTAAGTTCCACGTGCAAATCGTTCCTCTGCCCACTTCGCTTCCCTCCATTGAATAGGGCTCCGTTGTTTCAACGCCCACAAAGACCAGTAGACTGAAAAGCCCTATACGGATTGACCATGCCTCCACAGCCATGCCCTGCCAAAGGACCCTAGTATGCGGAATAGGTAGCTGGAGTTCGTCGGTCCCCAAGTGTGCACTAGTAATGCTAGCTTGGTGTGCAACGACCGGTGGTGGTGAGTATAACCAGCGATACTGGAATATAATAACCTGTGGTAAAAGTTAGGAAGCTATCTTTTGATAAAGCGAGGCAGGCTAGCTAAAGTTAGATAGCCAGGCAGGCTAGCTAAtgttttagctaacgttagcaaagcTAACGCTAGCTACCTCATTACAACTTAGTTACGTCGTAGCTCATACAACTTTATTGTGTATTGACTACATACTGCTGGTTGTGTAACATTATCATTTCAAACcaacttggtttctcctgcgcttgggacaggggatacacgtgactcttgggaagtgcagcgtctaccatgagatttatcgcacaatccccctgtcgatggggtggtaattgagtcgccttccttttacagaaggcgagagccaaatcggcatattcggggggaatgcacacggtggaaacctggtctggactttccactgtAGTAGCACCGACAGAAACCCctatacacctacctgagcactctcgcgaccaccccgtgagagccctctgtggccaagaaaaagtggggttatgacTAGTTAACCAAGGTAGACCCAGCACCACGGGATACGCAGGAGTGTCAATAAGCAAAATACAAATTttttccttgtgacccccctgcgtcaccatactcaaaggagctgtggcctccttgatcaaccctgaccctaatggtcaactATCCAAGGTGTGCACGGGGAAAGGCACATCCACGGgtacaatagggatccctaaactattaGCAAAAGCTTGATCAATGAAATACCCAGCcacgcctgaatctactagcgccttatgctgggaacgcgGGGGGGGAAAAATCTGGgaaagtaacagacacaaatatatgtgcaacagagggctctggatgataatggtgcctactcacctggggtggcgccaGAACGCCCTGCCTGCTACCTCGATTTCCAGAAGAACCTACCCGGCactgaccagcagtgtgccctctgcggccaccgatggtgcacgagcgggaaccccctccagtctccctgtGCACCCTCTCTCCCGGCTCCCTGGGTATAGGAGGGGGGTGCGGCAGgttggaaccaccagaccccaatCTGGACGTCCACGAGCAGCCAGcaagttgtccagccggatggacagatccaccagctggtcgaaggtgagggtggtgtctctgcaggccagctcccgacggacgtcctcacgcagactgcagcgataatggtcgatcagggctcCGTGATTCCATCCCGCaccggctgccagggtcctgaactccaatgcaaaatcctggacgctcctcgtctcctgcctcagatggtagaggcgctcacccgccgctatgccctcgggtgggtggtcgaagactgcccggaaacggtGGATGAAGGCCTCATAACGGTCCAACACCGCATCTACTCCGTCACACACAGCGCTGGGccattccagggctctcccggtgaggcacgagacaagggcgaaactcttctcacggtctgatggaactgggtggaccgtggccagatAAAGGTCTAATTGGaggaggaaaccctggcagccGGCAGTATTTCCGTCGTAACCCTGAGGCATGGATGTTCGGATTGCACCGGGTTCAGGTTGAGAAGGGGCGTGCAGTATAGACCCAggtgggctggtggaggcgctggaagaactccctgtctctcccggTCCAtcttctggacaacgcgatccatggcggcacACAGATGGTAAAGCTTCTTCGcttg from Salmo trutta chromosome 16, fSalTru1.1, whole genome shotgun sequence includes these protein-coding regions:
- the LOC115151168 gene encoding leucine-rich repeat-containing protein 3-like, encoding MGTGERRERGLEPSLGKRLGPSLGRGLQREFGSWLFTLPFLLLLLLPPVFPQCPDSCHCVWESNMVLCTDAGLREFPQGLPPDTVTLHLERNYIRSLPEGAFRELTHLRELYLSHNHINTLSSGALRHLSSELRLLDLSHNLLRQATRDEFGSTRAKTRLYSNPWHCDCTLQELMETLNLEPETVNGIVCESSVRGSGEGSRWEDPGGAAEHSGQPLVKLLNSGVNFCSLQRKTTDVAMLVTMFVWFFMVIVYVVYYVRQNQAETRRHLEYLKSLPSPKKTPTETDTISTGF